In Rhodothermales bacterium, the genomic window GAGCCCGACGTGCACGACTGGTTCGAGCAGAATGTCGCCACGTTCGCGAGGTCGAGCGGGTAGGTGGCGAAGGTGTAGTCGTCCTCGTCGTCGCGGAAGTTCTGATACGGGGACGTCTCGCCGTTAAAGATCGAGTTGCGCAGCTCGTCGTTGAGGTCGCCGAGGACGATCACCGGGGCGTCGATCGCGAGGAAGTTGTCGACGTAGTTCTTCAGTGCGGCCGAGGCGTCGACGCGGCGGTTGTAGCTCTGGGAGTCGCCGCAGCACTTGGCGTGGACGTCGATGAAGCGGACGTTCGCGACGGTCGTATCCGGCAGCGTAATGTCGGCGCGGAGCAGGAGCGGGGGCCGCGAGGCGAACTCGAACGAGAAGTCGTTGAGGATGGTCGTCGCTTGCAGGAGGTTGACCACGTCGGTGCGGTAGATGAACCCGTAGCCGAGGGAGCCCGTCCCGTTCGTCCACGTGCCGGCCCAGCCGTCGCCGAGGCGCTCCACGATCTCGTCGAAGGCGAACCGATCGTTCACCTCTTGCAGAGCCCAGAGGTCGATCTCGGCCTGTTGAAGGACGGCGAGGACGTTGTCGATCTGCGTCTGGCCACCCTCGTCGAAGCGCTCGATGTTCCACGTCGCCACGTCGAACGTGGCGGGCGTGCCGACGGCGGGGACGTCCTGCGCGGCGGCGGAGCCGAGGGTGAGGAGGAGCGTGAGGAGGAGTAACATGGGGCGCATAAGCAAGGGCGGGGTGAGAACGGCCTAGTTCCTTTCAACTTGCGTGCCGGGGCGCGGGTCCCTGCAGAACGCGTCAAAACGGAGCGAAGACGCGAAGATAGGCCGCGCCGGTGCCCTCTCCCGTGAACAGTCGTTTAGCTTTGTACCGACGCTAGTCCCATTCGCACGACCCGATTCGCATGAGCACCGAGAGCCCGCTCGCCCACGAACCCGTCCTCCGCACCGTCGGCGCCGTCGCCGACCGCCTCGGGATCGAGGCCTACGCCGTCGGCGGCGCCGTCCGCGACGGCTTCCTCGGCCGCCCGACAACCGACCTCGACTTCGTCTCGATCGGCCCCGGGAGCGGGATCAAGCTGGCCGAGGCGGTCGCGGAAGAGATGGGCGGGCGCTCGGTCCACGTCTACGAGCGCTTCGGCACGGCCGCGATTCGTCTGCCGGAGAAGGAGGGGGGGCTCGTGCTCGAGTTCGTCGGCGCGCGGAAGGAGAGCTACCGGAAGGACTCGCGCAAGCCGCTCGTCGAGGACGGGACGCTGGAGGAGGACCAGAGCCGGCGCGACTTCACGATCAACGCCCTCGCCGTCGCCCTCAACGCCGAGCGCTTCGGGAACGTGCTCGACCCGTTCGGCGGCGTGATCGACCTCGTCGGCAAGAAGCTCCGCACGCCGCGCGACCCGCGCGAGACGTTCGAGGACGACCCGCTGCGGATGCTCCGCGCCGCCCGCTTCGCCGCTCAACTCGGCTTCACCGTCGACACCGAGGCGCTCCGGGCGATGCTGGAGAAAGCGCGCCG contains:
- a CDS encoding endonuclease/exonuclease/phosphatase family protein is translated as MRPMLLLLTLLLTLGSAAAQDVPAVGTPATFDVATWNIERFDEGGQTQIDNVLAVLQQAEIDLWALQEVNDRFAFDEIVERLGDGWAGTWTNGTGSLGYGFIYRTDVVNLLQATTILNDFSFEFASRPPLLLRADITLPDTTVANVRFIDVHAKCCGDSQSYNRRVDASAALKNYVDNFLAIDAPVIVLGDLNDELRNSIFNGETSPYQNFRDDEDDYTFATYPLDLANVATFCSNQSCTSGSTLDHLLVTRPLATSFVAGSARRYDALLAAIPNYVNTTSDHLPVYAQFDFAPLPTANDDETAPRAFALDAPFPNPFRDATTLAFALPAPTEIRLEVFDALGRRVATVAEGTRPAGTHEVTFAARDLPPGLYLVRLTAGSQTATRRLIHVP